CCTGTGGGGACATTCAGCAGTATCTGCAGGGTGGACTGAAAGCACTGGAGGACAGGTGCTGACACTGTCTAGTACTGGTTGTCCCTGACTAAGTCATGTTTTTATGTGATCAccataattattgtttttttactctttacATGGATCTTTAGTGTATGATTAAATTgcaattttcattaaattctccAATTTTTAATGGTTGTCTTGGCCAGGTATGAACCCATTTTGCTCACATTGCTGAAGAGAAGGGAGGCAACAGCCGCAGCACTGGTGAAAGCCAAAGAGCAGGCTAAAGAACTGAAGGCCCAACTGAGACCCCTAAAAGAGGAGATCCAAAAGCTGAATCTCCGGAGGGCTTGCTTGGAGGAGAAACTCAAACTAATTTGTCtacagaggagagaggatgtggggcagtacaaggtaagCAATGTGGCAGGGGTAAGGGATCGGTGTGAAATGGCAAAGGaagatggaaagaaagacagaaaatttaagaaaatgaaCTATGTATCAGAAAAATGGAGGGTCCCCTgatacaatacagtaaaaaagctATGCCATTCTTACAGGAGACAGTGTACTGTCTGGAGGACAGAAGCAGAGAGCTGAAGACAGAGTTAAAGAtccagaaaagaaaaaccaacGAGATAGAGGATCTGAGAGACAGCCTAACCAAACAACTACTCATTTTCAGGTAAGATTTGTCTATCTATACTGTATTATACTTTGATTTAATTATACCtctaattaaattatttttcttacagGGCTGCCATTAAGGACCAGACTGTGACAATGAGAAAACATGATTGTATGttctataattaaaaaaaactgagttCTGTGAGTTAACCAACTGACCGTTTTATCTGCAACGTAGTGAACTCCATGTTTTAATTAATGCACtttacacacattaagtcatGCGGTTGGCAAACAACTAAAAATGACTTGTTCTTTTTATAACTAGACTGCAGCTTGTAGAAAGGTTTTTGTTATGAATAAAGGCTTTGTGTTCGCTGAAACCCAAGTGCGACTGACGAGTTAATGTCTCTGCATGAAGCGCTGAGAGGAGTTCATGTACTTATAAGGACAACATGGCTGAAGAACTAAACAGTGGGGCAAAGTAATTGGGTGAGAGTAAGTTCAGGAAAGCACAGCATGTCACACCAGACACGTAAAAGGTCTAAGCAAGGTGTCATGAGGCAAAACCGACTTTCACTAAAAGGATTATTGACTTCCAAGGCACCAATCctttcaataacatttgtaagtAATTCCTAAATATTGAGAAACGTTGACCCAGCAGACTCAAAGACcaatgaaacacatttttattaagaATGCACTCActgtacaaatacaaaatattgaACATAGAAAAAGTTCAACCACTAATCTATATCACGACAATGATTAAACGATTATTATATGACTAAGGTACGGGGAGGTGGGACCACAAATGGACATTTCAAAcggattttatttattgtaaattcATTCAGAAGAAGCTGGTGTGAAAATCAGCATCCAGGACAGTTAGGTGTTGACCCGACTGAAGCTTATGAGACGTTTTTCAGGACCAAAAGCTAGCCTGCAAACAACCGCTACCACAGTCAGAGCAACTGTTACTATGTTAGGCATCTTGTCAAAAAGCTGAACTGCATTTAGCTTTTTATCCAACATGTGCAGAGGGAGCTTGTTGTGGGCTTACAGTAAAATCACCATCTTAGGATCTAGAAAATAATTTGtcattattgaaaaaaacatttgctaaAACATTTCAGTATTCAAGGGAGAGCCAATTTGATTACAAAAATATATCTTTTATACTCAGTGCGAAAAACAAAGGTGAGATTCTTCCGGAAATAAGTTACTCAGTTTTAAAGAGTTCTTCACTGCAAGTATTCAAAAAGAGATTACATGATTATTCTCTTTCTTGTATTTGCAGTGGTTTACAGCATCGTTGTCCCACGGTAGAGAAAGGATGATGGGAAAAAGTAGCTGCATGGAAGTACAGAGGTGGCAGTTTGGCAGTTTGTGATGAGGTTGTAGGTTGAGACACAGCAGGCGGAAGAGTTACGCTGTGGCTTCAGGGTCTGTCGAACCCTCTGGATCTTCGTCATTGTAGATGTTCTCAGCCTATCAAGAGAAGCAGCGTGTCATTCATTCCGCCACAAATATTTGGATGTATTTACAAGTCAGTGGCATTTTCAGATTAAAAGGTTAACTAACTCAGGGCTTTCAAAGTGCCAAATTTTAGGAATTTTAAGAAACACCCCTACATGCCTAACTACTAGCTTTTCTGATATCTATTACAGAAAAGTGTTACTGAAAAGACGGATGTTTTAgtataaaaaaagtattacaaACTGAAGgaagtaaacacacaactggGTTAATACACTTaccattcctttttttctgtctcctcaTTTTGCCCTCACTGAATCACTCCAAATGATATCTCAAAAATCATCTTGACTGAGATTTTCTCTTTGCAGTCGCTAGCTGTAAATGCGTGGAATCACCACACGACTTTTCCCTGAAAATTCATTCTTGCCTGCGTTGATCCACATGTAGTAGTTATGGTACGAGACATGGGCTCCTGGGAGCAGAGTCGCCTGCTGCCTGTGACCTAAACGTGTTGCTCCAAAATTCATCACATTCTACATTGTCTTTCAGGGAGAATGCTCGCCCTTAGAAGGAATTGTGTTCTCTGCCTGTCCATAGTAAAAAAGCGTTAATGAAATGTGGTCTCAGCCGTCTTACCATTTGCCAGACTTGCATAATGTTGTCTTCAGACACCGAGCAGATGACCCAGGGCTCGTTGGGGTTCCAGGAGAAGTCTGAGATCTTGGCTGTGTGGCCTCCATGGATAAACTAGTAGATTGAAGAAACAGCCAATAATTTCCATCATTACAATACAGTGCTGATGTTACCAATAATAGGAAATCTCAACATCCAAAGTTCAGCAGGCTTCAATAAGACTCACCAGTAGCTCAGGGGGGCCATCCTCTGCATCTTCTGGTGACTGCTCTTCTCCAAttttactacacacacacacaaaaacagccaGAGTTAAACTTGGTACCAAACAAAGTCACAGTACGACTAACCCCACGACTACACTGGGGAGACGTTCTGTTCACAGGCCGGTGGACCGGACCACACTGGGTGGATTGGCAGGGGAACGCCTCTCACAACCGCTATGGAGCTGCAATGTGACACAGCCAAAATCTACAGACATTAGAGGTATGATGTTAAGTTGTTTACCTGAGGTCCCAGACGTTGAGGCGACGGTCTGTTCCACTGGATGCCAGTATGGTCTCATTATGAGGGGACCACTGGACCTGGAACAGCCAGACACAGAACTCAATGGAATGAACTTGAATAGCAATGCAGACGCATCACGTATCACAATCCATTGTCTTTTAACTGACTATACAGATGTAAACAGAAGACATCCTGCTATCCTTATTTCAATAAGATGTCATGAGTAGGGCTGTCCTAAACGATTATTTTATTGTGTCCGAGACTTTTTCTCAACATGTTGTTGCGAGGAATCCATTCTTGCGCTGTTGCTGGAGGCAGccatgttattatttttttatttctacatgTTGACACAAATTATTTGACCCAACCCATTTACGTAATCAAACTATGTCGAAGTGATGAGCAATAAATATCCTACCTGGAAGATCTCATCCTTGTGCGACTCGAAAGAATGCAGCTTCAGTTTCAAGTTCCTCAAGTCCCAAAGAGCCACAGTctgtgagcgagagagagatgttACAAAACACCCGCCAGATTTTCTTTATCTCTCTGTTTTCTAACACTGCAGTTACAAAACAGCAACAATACAATTGTGAAATGCACATGATATCACAGAGATGAACCCCATGCAGTAAATTAAACTAAAGGGTGACAACTAAGATGTGGTAGAATATTACATTACCTTGTCTGCAGAGCCAGAGGCAAGGATGAACTCGCTGTAAGGGTTGAATGACAAACAGTTGACCTCTGCTGTGTGGGCGTCTACTGCATGGCTGGGTTTGGAGGTGTTGTTCGAACGAGTGTCCcaactgaaatgaaaaatgacaaaacactcaTGGACCGTGAAGATGCAAGATCACATAACCTTTCAGCTGAACCGTTTCATCTGTTGTATTAATGCCATATTTGACTTAATATCATGCTTCTTACATCATTAGCTTCTGGTCATCTGCTACGGATCCAAAGAGAGACTCGTGAAGCAAGTGCCAGGAGACGTCCTCCACCACAGCAGTGTGGCCAGTGAAAATCGTTTTTGCCTCTACTATCTTCCCCTCCTTTGGCACAGCACTTATGTCCCACAAACAGATTGTCTACATATTAGAAAAGATGAGATATTAATACCCATTTGGTGACCCAAATATGGAATGATACTGACGGAAAGAAAAAgaatcctgaaaaaaaaaaaagatggaaagaaacCTGACTTTTCTCTTACATGGTCATCTGACGCACTAAGGAGAGAGCCGGACAGATTTGGATTCCAGGATAGACCATAGCCTTCTTTCTGATGGCCTCTGAGACGCAGATCAGGGTGACACTCTCCAGAGGCATCTGTGGACAATaggaaataaatacacattgtctttttctttcacaGCATTACCAAAAGCAGATACGCAGTAATGGAGATGTGTTAAAATACTTTCAGTTAGTCAAACTATACCAATTAGCCCACTTTACTTTCAAAACAACTTTCCACCTTTAGCAGTGCCTTGTGTTGTGTGCGATCCATCCACTGGCGGCCTATCTTCCTTCCATCGGATCACCTATAAAAACCTCTCCTACAAAGCCCTCCATCATCTGGCCCCCTAATATCTCACTGACGCCTTCATCCCCCTACCACCCTCACGATCCCCCAGATCCACCTCAGCCAATCTGCTCTCTATCCACAAATCACAAttccgcagttttggggacagagACTTCTACAGGGCATGGCCCAGGCTATGGAACTCCCTCACCCAAGATTAATTTATtactaatattattattacctgGCTTGGAAGGGTGCTTGGTGTAGTCAAACACCAGCACTTCTGAGGTGGGGGTCTTGGTGGCGATGATGCAggggttctggggcatgtagCGGGCCCGGTTCACTTCTCCTTCATGGTTGATCTTGATTTCTATCTCGATCTTGCCGCTTACTGAGCCGAAGCCTCCAAACTCTGCAAGGAAATCAAGGACATTAAGTTTACAGACATTATGTTTATTAGAAGGTAATACATACTTTTCTGTCAAAGGGAAATTTATTCTGgaacaatatgtttaaaatggtATAAAGAATAtaactatttattcatttattattattattttaccgCATTGTTTAAATTCCAAAATTAGTGTTGTCAGTCAGACATGTTATTCTTCTCTTTGGAACAAAATGACAGTCCATGAAAAGTCTGCCTGTCTGACCATTCACACTTAACATGTGACTGTACACAGGTCTCCCACCTCCTTTTTCACTGTCATAATGTGAGGCTTCAAACTGGGCGTCATCGTTGGGTAGCTGAACGCTGGCAATGACCAGGTGATTTTGCTCATCAGACGTGTGGGTGCCCAACACCAGCCGGTGCACACTGTAATCCTTCCCCTCTGGCCTggtaagggaaaaaaataatgtcattcacgcttattaaaaaaagagcacaaTTTTGTATGTGTGAGAATTACTACTGGACCAACGTGTAAAAGCATGTACCTGGAGACGTCAGGCAGCCACTGAGCAGTGAGGCTGGGCCACTCTAAAGCATGGGTCATAACCAGGTCATAGAGGAATGGAGTGTTTTTCTTCCAGATCTTGTATTCCTCATTTATCACCCTCTCCTCCACCGCATCGTCAAATGCTCCTGCTGAGAGAGGAAACAGAGTGAAGtaagtgaaaacaaaaatcgTTGGGAGACAACCACAACGACTGAGGGTGCCAGTGTAATAGGGAAACTGCCAATGTAACGTTATCTCAGCGATGGTGAATGCATTAATGATTGTTGATGTTAATGCTCTTAATCAACAGCCCTTTAAGGTTGTCTTTGACCAAGGCCCGAGTAGTGTTCACCATATAGCAGTATGGGAGTACGTTTTCAGAAACATAtcactgctaacgttagcctaccaGGCTATCATGATTACGCTTTTGCTAGTGTTAACATAACGTAACGTTACGTACTTATTATAACCACTGTGTCGCGCTGCGGCCTCACTTGCAACTAGGGTAATAATAGACACCGTCAActggtttgaaaaaaagaactgcACACTTAAATGGAGATTGTTAAATTGTACAAGATGAAAATGCAACCGGCTTTTGTTATGACTGGTTACGATAAACCCctactgctaacgttagctgctacCTAAGCTAGCCaggtagctaacgctagctaagaGATGTCGGATAAAAACTGACCACAACAAAAACCTTCGCCTTAACGTACCTTCTTTGTCTGCCATTGTTGGTATCTTGAGTAGCTGATAGCCCACAGATACTTTAGGACAATTGCGATTCGGAGCCAAACAGCCTGGTCTCAGGTCCACTTCTGGTGTGCCCGCAGTTCCCCGGTGCGTAAAGGCACAGAAAACGACgctaagctaacagctaacgtGAAGCATCCAACTGTGTGAGACGTGGTGGGTGCATTCGCGCGCTCTGTCCTAGCGGGAGGGCCGTCCTCCCACAAATCAGAGCACAGCGGCTGGGCTCGTGCtgaccagcagagggcagcagcTGCACGAGGCTCTGGGATGTTGCCTTCAACATCAggtttgttgtccttgttttttaGCAGTATGTCTATTACTGTGTATGTAGTCTTCTTTTATTACCGGCTTTTCGAATGTACATTCACTTGTCAAATACATTCCAACTGTCAAAATATTGTTATATTTGTTGCACATGGAACTGTCAATTTTCACATGGAAAAGACAACATGTCTTTTCCTGTTGGCTATTGGTCAACTGTAAATACGGTTGGAGTACAGACTATCTGATTGGACACTTACAGTAAACTGATCTCTCATTGGCTAAAGGTGACGCGGGCTCTTCAATTGCAACCGCATTCTCGCTAACCACTGTTGTGTCTAGAATGTCCTGACTAATAACCTAATATAATACATACGTGCTTACATAACACGAACATTTCATGTCAGTATGTCTGCGACTGATATGAACCACACGCTCGACATTCTAAGGTCACTGTATCCGCACATACAGACTCTGGAGGAATTTGCGGGCAGCATCTTGTtcagagaaggacagagagcagTGCTCATTGAACAGTCCGACACAAACCGCTTCAAATCCTTCGTCCGGGGTGTTTTTGTATGCTTTGACAAGGAACTACAGCAAGTGCCAAGCTGCAACCAGGTATATTTACCTTCAATTATAAACTTTCTGACATACCAGTTTCTTGTTGACACGTAGCTTACACAATAGTAAAACCAGAGACAGTTATCTGGTAAAACCTCaatagctagttagctaacgctagctgtcGTGCTAAGCTAACCTATATTATCTTATGGCAGTGTTGTGATGTAGTTCTACTTAAATATAACATACGTCACCCCTCCATTTTGGTAGCGAAAGAGTTGGGAACAATACATGTGCCTAGGGCTTATGCAGGATATTTTACTTGCAGTTCAACATTAAATGTGGCAGTAATTCTTACCGTTTAATACATGAACAGGGAACTGAAAAGGAAATCAAATTTATTGTGGAATTTGAAAATATCGTAAGTAAGAATTACAAGGGAGCAATCAATAGCTGTGTCGTCGATAATGTATCTAAGCCTTGCATGCGAAGTTTACACCAATACTTAGATAAGTGTGTTGATAAGTGTAATATTATGGATGTAAAAAACACTAATGATATAACAGGATTTTATGATATAACTCAAATGAGAGACACTAATGTTGGCCAATAAAGCATATTTTTTGTATGttctgcattttgtttttcatacagATCTGCACTCTACCTGAACTGCTGGCCTTTATCCTTAAcactctaaaaagaaaaagaaaaaaaaacatcttggcACACGGCTACAATTTTCTGTCCCTTGCTCAGGAGGAGCGGGATGCAGACCACTTCAAATTCCAAGGAGATATTACTCAAAGTGCTGCCTACATCCATGGCAGTGACCTGTGGAAGAAAGTCACAATGCGCCTTGGCACAGACCTCACACGGTACCTGCTGGAGAGCTGCTCTGTGTTTGTGGCAGTCCCTCCTTCATGTGCTTTCCAGGTGTGTGGCGCTCCTGTCTATGACAGGATATCTATGACTACTTCCTCCACTGGGTTTTATGTCCAGCCTCGGTCTAAGACACATCGCGGCGCTCAGTTCAGAAGAAATCGAGGTGCAGTGACCTTGAAAAGGAGACGGGAAGTTGAGAGTCCTACTATCAACAAGACAAGAAATAGAAGGGATGTAAGAGTAAaggaggggaaaagaaaaagagaaactgttCTGAAGGATGAGGAGGAAATTGGGACTCGTTTAGGAAAGAGGAGACGGGTAGGACAGCAAGAGCCCACATGTGAAATGCAACAGGTTTCCTATGAAACAGTGGAGGAAGGGCAGCCCATGTCTGTGGAACAAACACTATCTACAAAGTCTTTGGAAAATGGCACTACTGGTTCCAAACAGCCTGttgaaatacaaaaatgcaTAATTCCCTTGGAGGGAGGACCCAGCTGGAGATCAGGGATTTTCCCCCCTTTGCCTCCCTCGAAATGCTTTATCCGCACACTGGGATTCCTGTATGGGGGAAAGGGCATGCGTGGCTTCCTtctcaacaggaagaaaaagagtgcCGATGGATGCAGAAGGCTACAAGGGCAAGATTTAGTACGAACAGTTTTCTTTGAGGGATTGGGGTATCTAAACGGGCTGGAGAGGAAGCCAAAGAAACTCCCTCGGCGCTTCTTTAAAATAGTCCCCCTGTTCAGTCATCTTTTGCGTCAACACAGGAGATGTCCCTACAGTAAAATACTGCAGAGGATGTGCCCAGTGGGGCAGGAGAGCGATGCAGATCAAGGGGAATTAAGCTCCCTCTTGCCTCAACACTGTGCACCTCATCGGGTCTACCTGTTCATCAGGGAATGCCTTTCCACTGTGATCCCTCAGGAGCTATGGGGATCCGACCACAACcgacttcttttctttttcagggtcAGGGGCTTCTTGTGCAGTGGCAAGTTTGAGAGGCTTTCACTGGCGGAACTGATGTGGAAGATGAATGTGAAtgactgtgattggctgaaGATCAGTAAAACAGGTAAGATTGTCTTCGATGGTGAACCAATTTTCTCGTGCTTGGTGTATTTTGGCAGACTTAACCAAACCACTCACATCTGCAGGCAGGTGTCCGCCCAGTGAGCTCTCATACCGGACACGGACCCTGGGTCAGTTCCTGGCTTGGCTTCTGGACGGCTATGTTGTAGGCCTGGTTCGAGCCTGTTTCTATGTCACTGAGAGTGTGGGCCAGAAGAACGTTGTCAGGTTCTACAGACAGGAAGTCTGGGCAAAACTGCAAGACATAGCCTTCAGGTTGgttcacacatatacacactcctGCAAAGGTTACACTTATGCAGTCATGGGACACACACGCTCacaatctattttttatttatttaggggTCACCTCTCCAAAGGCCAGATGGAGGAGTTGACTCCGGCTCAGGTGGCATCCCTCCCCAAAGACACCGTGATCTCGCGCCTCCGCTTCATTCCTAAGACTGATAGCTTGAGGCCTATCACACGCATCGTAGGAGCAGATGCCAAAACGAGGGTACATCTTTGATAATGACATTGAAAATTCTTCATTACACATTCATTATTTGTCCTTCTTTACATGTTGTTAGCGTAGGCATTAAGGACGTTTCTTTTCCCCCTGCAGCTCTACCAAGGGCATGTTCGGGACTTGCTGGACATTCTGCGGGCCCGTGTGCGCTCCACTCCATCCCTCCTGGGCTCCACAGTGTGGGGGATGACAGATATCCACAAGGTGTTGCGCTCCCTAGCTCCAGCCCAGAAGGACAAGCGACAACCCCTCTACTTTGTTAAGGTTGGTTTTTGTCTCCCAGTTTGTTAATTGTACTGGCAGAGAAAAGTCAGTGATTCATTTTAATGCAGTCATATATATATTCACTTTTATGATGATACTGCTACTAAAAGCATTACCTTGTAGTTATAgcacattgtgaaaatatgtctttTGTTAAATGCTGTTGTACTccttcctcattcattcattcattatgtcTCTGCATTTAAGGTGGATGTGAGTGGAGCCTATGAGAGTCTGCCTCATGACAGACTCATTGAAGTGATTGGCCAGGCTCTGTCACCTGTCCAGAAAGAACTCTTCACCATCCGCCGCTATGCCAAAGTCTGGGCTGATACCCACGAGGGCCTTAAAAGTCCTTTTTGAGACAGGTACcgttgtgcgtgtgtttgtgtgtgcgtgtgtgcgtgtgtgtgtgtgtgtgtgtgtgtatttctcatGTTTTCTAATACAGGCAGATTTACTGGAGGATAACATGGGATCCACCAACATGAAAGGCTTTGTGAATTCACTgcagaaaagaggaaaagttCATCACGCCATACTAGTAGAGCAGGTGAGGTTGACAACCTCAAATGTTTCTTAAGATAAAGAAGTGTGATCATTCTTTCAACCTGTGCATTTAATTTCTTTCTCCCAGCATTTCTGCTCAGATCTTTATGGCAGAGAGGCGTTGCAGTTCTTTACCCAAATGCTTACTGGCAGCGTTGTGCAGTTTGGCAAGAAGTAAGAATTACCAAAATTAAATAGACCTATCTGGGATTGTCTTGTCATTGCTCATTTTGAAATGTCATCACATGCAAAGAACTTGGTATGGAAGGACATCTCACGCTTACAGTATTTTGTCCTGTTTTAGTTACAATCTGATTTTGGCCCTTTGTTTGTCAGAACATACCGTCAGTGCCGAGGGATTCCTCAGGGATCGGTTGTGTCCagtctgctctgctgtctctgcTACGGTCACATGGAGAATGTCCTGTTCAAAGACATAACTGCAAAGAAAGGGTACAACAGATGGCTATGTATTTCAGATAACCTCTATACATGTAATAACACATCTGCGGCAGCAGAGGGCAGTGTGTCTGTATTGTAGCTCCTTTCTATTTATTCTATGTGttattttcctctctctgttctgTAGATGTATGATGAGACTGGTGGATGACTTCCTTCTGATCACACCAGACTTACAGGAAGCACAACACTTTCTCAGGTATATCACACAATATTTTTTAGACGTTGAAGAAAGTTCATAAATGTAGTTTAAACATCTGTAagtttaaataatgttaataataatctttatttgtagagtACTTTTCCAACCCCAGTTATGAAGTGCTTCAAACAATCCCACagcaaataaaaatcaacaattttcCAAGCAAGTTATAAAATTATTCAATTACAT
This region of Etheostoma spectabile isolate EspeVRDwgs_2016 unplaced genomic scaffold, UIUC_Espe_1.0 scaffold00005097, whole genome shotgun sequence genomic DNA includes:
- the LOC116677445 gene encoding histone-binding protein RBBP4 isoform X2, with translation MADKEGAFDDAVEERVINEEYKIWKKNTPFLYDLVMTHALEWPSLTAQWLPDVSRPEGKDYSVHRLVLGTHTSDEQNHLVIASVQLPNDDAQFEASHYDSEKGEFGGFGSVSGKIEIEIKINHEGEVNRARYMPQNPCIIATKTPTSEVLVFDYTKHPSKPDASGECHPDLRLRGHQKEGYGLSWNPNLSGSLLSASDDHTICLWDISAVPKEGKIVEAKTIFTGHTAVVEDVSWHLLHESLFGSVADDQKLMIWDTRSNNTSKPSHAVDAHTAEVNCLSFNPYSEFILASGSADKTVALWDLRNLKLKLHSFESHKDEIFQVQWSPHNETILASSGTDRRLNVWDLSKIGEEQSPEDAEDGPPELLFIHGGHTAKISDFSWNPNEPWVICSVSEDNIMQVWQMAENIYNDEDPEGSTDPEATA
- the LOC116677446 gene encoding LOW QUALITY PROTEIN: telomerase reverse transcriptase-like (The sequence of the model RefSeq protein was modified relative to this genomic sequence to represent the inferred CDS: inserted 2 bases in 2 codons; substituted 1 base at 1 genomic stop codon), whose amino-acid sequence is MSATDMNHTLDILRSLYPHIQTLEEFAGSILFREGQRAVLIEQSDTNRFKSFVRGVFVCFDKELQQVPSCNQICTLPELLAFILNTLKRKRKKNILAHGYNFLSLAQEERDADHFKFQGDITQSAAYIHGSDLWKKVTMRLGTDLTRYLLESCSVFVAVPPSCAFQVCGAPVYDRISMTTSSTGFYVQPRSKTHRGAQFRRNRGAVTLKRRREVESPTINKTRNRRDVRVKEGKRKRETVLKDEEEIGTRLGKRRRVGQQEPTCEMQQVSYETVEEGQPMSVEQTLSTKSLENGTTGSKQPVEIQKCIIPLEGGPSWRSGIFPPLPPSKCFIRTLGFLYGGKGMRGFLLNRKKKSADGCRRLQGQDLVRTVFFEGLGYLNGLERKPKKLPRRFFKIVPLFSHLLRQHRRCPYSKILQRMCPVGQESDADQGELSSLLPQHCAPHRVYLFIRECLSTVIPQELWGSDHNRLLFFFRVRGFLCSGKFERLSLAELMWKMNVNDCDWLKISKTGRCPPSELSYRTRTLGQFLAWLLDGYVVGLVRACFYVTESVGQKNVVRFYRQEVWAKLQDIAFRGHLSKGQMEELTPAQVASLPKDTVISRLRFIPKTDSLRPITRIVGADAKTRLYQGHVRDLLDILRARVRSTPSLLGSTVWGMTDIHKVLRSLAPAQKDKRQPLYFVKVDVSGAYESLPHDRLIEVIGQALSPVQKELFTIRRYAKVWADTHEGLKSPFXDRYHLLEDNMGSTNMKGFVNSLQKRGKVHHAILVEQHFCSDLYGREALQFFTQMLTGSVVQFGKKTYRQCRGIPQGSVVSSLLCCLCYGHMENVLFKDITAKKGCMMRLVDDFLLITPDLQEAQHFLRTLLAGVPQYGLVVNPHKVAVNFQXSGNMGSCPGIRVLSPHCLFPWCGLLLDTHSLDVYKDYSSYAGLSLRYSLTLGSVHSAGRQMRRKLMAILRLKCHPLFLDLKTNSLEAVYKNIYKLVLLHACRFHVCAQSLPFGQTVAKNPLYFLQMIFDMXEYANQLIRHSNKGMILGSKAMTGIMQYEAVELLFCLCFLLVLSQHRPLYKDLLPYLHKRKRSLERRLGELRLARVRQATNPRTPVDFLAIQM
- the LOC116677445 gene encoding histone-binding protein RBBP4 isoform X1 codes for the protein MADKEAGAFDDAVEERVINEEYKIWKKNTPFLYDLVMTHALEWPSLTAQWLPDVSRPEGKDYSVHRLVLGTHTSDEQNHLVIASVQLPNDDAQFEASHYDSEKGEFGGFGSVSGKIEIEIKINHEGEVNRARYMPQNPCIIATKTPTSEVLVFDYTKHPSKPDASGECHPDLRLRGHQKEGYGLSWNPNLSGSLLSASDDHTICLWDISAVPKEGKIVEAKTIFTGHTAVVEDVSWHLLHESLFGSVADDQKLMIWDTRSNNTSKPSHAVDAHTAEVNCLSFNPYSEFILASGSADKTVALWDLRNLKLKLHSFESHKDEIFQVQWSPHNETILASSGTDRRLNVWDLSKIGEEQSPEDAEDGPPELLFIHGGHTAKISDFSWNPNEPWVICSVSEDNIMQVWQMAENIYNDEDPEGSTDPEATA